The following nucleotide sequence is from Roseivirga sp. BDSF3-8.
GGTGTAGATGTACATACCAGGCTCAAGTGAGCGGCCTTCTATTACCACTTCTCCATTACCGGCTCTGAGGTTATCAAAGGACATAACCTGCTTGCCACTCATATCATATACCAGCAGGGTGGCATTGCTACTAGCGGGCAGTTCGTAGGCTATGCGGGTCTCGGCACTGAAGGGGTTAGGCGTATTGCCGAATACCTTTGCCTTCCCTTGCAGGGCATCAGTACTGCCGGTGTTGCTTATTTCATCGAGTTTACGCCGCATATCGGCCATTTCGGATTCCAGGGCGGTGAGTTTCTGCTGCAGGGCAGCGTTTTCCTGCTGCTGGGCGTCAAGCTCCTGGATAGCTTCTGCCAGATAGGGTATCATGCCTATGTAGTTGACGCCGAGGTATTCCATCTTATCGGGCTCGGCTACATCGCCTTCGCCGGTGGCGGCATTTTCATCGATATGCATGTATACGATCTCTTCCACCAGGGCAGGGAATACCTGCTGCATTTCCTGAGCCATGAAACCATGGTGCTCTCCCCGGGGCAGGTTCAGGCGCTGCAGGTCGCCTTCGTTCTTGTATGTGTAATCGTAAGCCTTAAGCATGCGGAGCCTTTCCAGGACGGTGGGGCCGTTCTGGCGGGCATTTTCGTTGCTTACCACATTTTTCAACCTTGCGTCGCTGGGGTTAGAGAAGGTGCCGGTTACAGTAACATTGCCACTGAAGAATCCGGCGAAGTTGGTACTGCCACCTGAGGCGGAAGCACGCACGCCATAATTTGTATTACCTCCGGAAGCGTTGGCATCTACGGCTGTCACGACATTAGCGGAGCTGCTAGCACGAGCCGAGATGGCTGTATTGCTGCTGGTGGCGCCTACGGTTCTGGCAAACAGGCCAAAGTTAAATGACTCAGACCCGGCGTCGACATTTATGTTCTGCCCTCTGATGCCTGAACTATTCTGGTACCCAAACACATACAGCTCGTAAAAGTCGGCGCTTACCCCACCGGGGTCGGTACCGAGAAAGAGATTTCCCCGGGCATCCCAGCGGCCGTAGGTACGCTTGATGTCGTCGCTACCGATGAAGTTAAATCGTAACTCTGAGTTAGAGCTGGAGGCGGTATTGAGGTTATCTGTCCAACTGACGGTGGGCTGGTTATTATCATCCGAGCCGGTTAGCAGACTGAGGGGGCCGTCCTGCATACGTATGCCGTAAAAGGGTAATACGCCATTGGGTCCGCGGCCGATGCTGGTCCATTCGCTACTAGCGCTGGTAACACTGCCGAAGGTACCTGCAGATCGCTGGCCAAAGTTCTCATTAACGTAGAGTTTAAGGGCCGGGCCGGGAGGTGCAAAGGGTATGGAGTTGGTACCCACGGCAACGGGACCGAGCCGGGAGGCGAGTTCACCGCTAAGAAAAGGGGACGTGCCTGTCCACTGGGCTTCGGCTGCAAAGGATACAGCCAGCAAGGCAGTTGATAATATCACTGCCTTTACCGAAGTAAATAGGTTTTTCATAGGTTATATAGTTATAATAAATAAATAAGTTACCTGGTCAGGATACCTGCTGAAAAGTGGTAGGATGTGCATTCATAACTCAGATGAATGGAGCAGGGTGCGTAGTTTAGTAAGTGAGAAACAGAGACTTACACATAAGGTTTAGGGAAATTTTCAAGGTGTAGAGAAGAGTATTGTTATGAGAAAATATTTGTTATCGCAATTATGGGCTGGTGCTAACAAATAAAAGGGGCCTGGGTTATGAAAATGGGTTTTTATCCAGATAATCAGTATTTGCAATTGGGGGTTTCCGCACATCAAAAAAAACTGATATTATATGATATTCATGCGGAACGGGTTTAAATATCTTATTGTGCAGCCTTCTTAAAATTAATTAAACTATACTTAAAGGATTATTAAATTCATCATCACATATGACCTACCGGGAAATAGAAACCGTGAATGAACTGATAGATGTACTGAAAAAGGAGCCCTCTCTGAGCTATTATGCTTTTCAGAATCTGGACTTTAATGAGGTGGAGACGATTGCCCGTGGGCGCACTTTTGCTAACTGCCTGTTTTTGGGATGTGACATCCCGGCCTCGCTCATGCATGGATTTGAGAAAAGCTCGGTGATATTCCCCAAAATGGACATGCCTTTTAATGTATATCCAAGTCACTTATATACGCGCGATACGCTTATGGAGGGCTATGTGCGTGGCAGGCCTGAAACGTATGAGCTTACACCGGATAAGGTGATCTATGATTATTACCTTGACACGGGCAAGGAGGCGGTGAATATTAAGGATACGCTGGCGCGGCGGCTGCATGACCATTCTATTACGGATGCGCTATATGACTTTCTGGCGCTGTATGATGAAAGAAAGGTGGTGGCGATCATGGGGGGCCATACTATGCTGCGTACAAATCCGGACTACCTGGAAATGGCCCGTGTGAGTAAACGGCTGACGGAAGAAGGCTACCTGATGATCTCGGGCGGTGGCCCGGGTGCCATGGAGGCCACGCATGTAGGGGCTTATTTTGCGGGAAAGGACAGCTCTCACCTGGAGGAGGCCATGGATATATTGTGCGAGGCACCTGCCTATACGGACACGCTCTGGCTGGATAAGGCTTTTGAGGTGATTCACCGCTACACCCCCTCTCCTTTTCACAGTGTGGGAATCCCCACGTGGCTGTATGGCCACGAGCCGCCTACGCCCTTTGCCAGCCTGATAGCGAAGTACTTTGCCAACAGCGTACGCGAAGACGGCCTGCTGGCGGTGGCTAAAGGGGGGGTAATCTATGCGCCGGGTAGCGCAGGCACTATACAGGAGGTATTCCAGGACGCTACGCAGAACCACTATCTTAGCTTTGGCTATGCGAGCCCAATGGTCTTTTTCGATAGTGGGTACTGGCAGCATAACCGCCCGGTATATCCGCTGATAAAGGCGATGGCGGATGAGGAGAAATACGAAAATATGATCCTCTCGCTTACGGATACGGCGGAGGAGGTGATTGCTGAAATCAGAAAATTTACCTCCTGAGCAAAAGGCAGCATACCTTTTTGTGCTAAGCCTGTTAGGTAGGTATATGGCAAAAGATACCGAAAAAGAAGCAGCAGCAACGAAAGCCCTAGACTATATAAAAGACGGCTATGTGGTAGGCCTGGGATCAGGCTCTACGGCTGCCATCATGATCCGGCTGCTGGGCAGGCGTGTGGCAGAGGGACTGAGGATAACGGGTATACCCTCTTCGGCAGCCACGAAAGAGCTGGCCGAATCGCATGGCATAAAGGTAAAGAACTTGTCTGAAGTGGGGCACATCGATGTGAATATCGATGGGGCGGATGCCTTTGATGAACAATTAAGGCTGATAAAAGGGGGTGGCGGGGCTCTGCTCCATGAGAAAATCGTGGCCTCGGCTTCTTCCCGCAATATCATCATTGCGGACTCTTCTAAGTTTACGCAGTACCTTAACCAGGCTTACCGGCTGCCAATAGAAACTATCCCGATGGCCTCGGACCTGATAGCGGAGCGACTGGAAAAGGCGGAGTTTTCTCCCCGGCGCCGGAAAAATGGCCGGCATTCGTTTCTCACGCAGGAGGGTAACCATATCATTGACCTGGATATTGGTCACTTCAGAGACCTGGACGACCTGGACCGGCAACTGCATGCCATACCGGGGGTGGTAGAGACGGGCTTATTTCTTAACTATACTCACTTAGTGATTATGGGTGAGGGATCTGGTACGCGGATATTTGAGCGGAAAGCGGGTATGATGGGGTAAAGGGTGCCGGGCACATGACTTTCAGGCCCTGATTTTTATTTTATATATTATACTAAATAGTGTTTAACCATCTACTGACTGGCCGCTGGTGGCTGTATCAGGAATAGCACTTTAAGCACGACAAATAGCCAAAAACAAATAAATTGCCCTGTGAGCCAGTACTTTGCTGGTCCTGCGGGTAATTATATTGATAGCAATAAGCTATATTCATATGATGTAACTCCCGGTACTATGGGATACTTTTTATGAACCACCTGCTATCATGAAAAAGATTGGCTCATCCTGGTACGGAATGCTATGCGCCATGGCCGTACCCCTTTTCACTTTACTACTTACGGGTTGCCTGGAGAACGTAGAGGCCCCGCCAGAAACTGTTATATCTGACGATTTTGTCGACCTAAGGCCTCAGCAAACCGCGCTGCGTAACCAGGGTGGCCGGGGCACGTGCATAGTGTTTGCGGGTGTGGCGGCTTTAGAGGCGTCGTACAGGCGGTATGGCTATGGAGAACC
It contains:
- the rpiA gene encoding ribose-5-phosphate isomerase RpiA, with amino-acid sequence MAKDTEKEAAATKALDYIKDGYVVGLGSGSTAAIMIRLLGRRVAEGLRITGIPSSAATKELAESHGIKVKNLSEVGHIDVNIDGADAFDEQLRLIKGGGGALLHEKIVASASSRNIIIADSSKFTQYLNQAYRLPIETIPMASDLIAERLEKAEFSPRRRKNGRHSFLTQEGNHIIDLDIGHFRDLDDLDRQLHAIPGVVETGLFLNYTHLVIMGEGSGTRIFERKAGMMG
- a CDS encoding LOG family protein: MTYREIETVNELIDVLKKEPSLSYYAFQNLDFNEVETIARGRTFANCLFLGCDIPASLMHGFEKSSVIFPKMDMPFNVYPSHLYTRDTLMEGYVRGRPETYELTPDKVIYDYYLDTGKEAVNIKDTLARRLHDHSITDALYDFLALYDERKVVAIMGGHTMLRTNPDYLEMARVSKRLTEEGYLMISGGGPGAMEATHVGAYFAGKDSSHLEEAMDILCEAPAYTDTLWLDKAFEVIHRYTPSPFHSVGIPTWLYGHEPPTPFASLIAKYFANSVREDGLLAVAKGGVIYAPGSAGTIQEVFQDATQNHYLSFGYASPMVFFDSGYWQHNRPVYPLIKAMADEEKYENMILSLTDTAEEVIAEIRKFTS
- a CDS encoding tail fiber domain-containing protein; its protein translation is MKNLFTSVKAVILSTALLAVSFAAEAQWTGTSPFLSGELASRLGPVAVGTNSIPFAPPGPALKLYVNENFGQRSAGTFGSVTSASSEWTSIGRGPNGVLPFYGIRMQDGPLSLLTGSDDNNQPTVSWTDNLNTASSSNSELRFNFIGSDDIKRTYGRWDARGNLFLGTDPGGVSADFYELYVFGYQNSSGIRGQNINVDAGSESFNFGLFARTVGATSSNTAISARASSSANVVTAVDANASGGNTNYGVRASASGGSTNFAGFFSGNVTVTGTFSNPSDARLKNVVSNENARQNGPTVLERLRMLKAYDYTYKNEGDLQRLNLPRGEHHGFMAQEMQQVFPALVEEIVYMHIDENAATGEGDVAEPDKMEYLGVNYIGMIPYLAEAIQELDAQQQENAALQQKLTALESEMADMRRKLDEISNTGSTDALQGKAKVFGNTPNPFSAETRIAYELPASSNATLLVYDMSGKQVMSFDNLRAGNGEVVIEGRSLEPGMYIYTLISDGEEVDTHRMILTK